In Cydia amplana chromosome 2, ilCydAmpl1.1, whole genome shotgun sequence, the following proteins share a genomic window:
- the LOC134662192 gene encoding sodium/potassium-transporting ATPase subunit beta-1-like, giving the protein MELNELNRDPSRPLNVVRIATNGIRDGPSNPPPKPPEFIPPHIQQQEQQKRKWYKFCYDKQNKTVCDRSCTSWLYILSYSIFYIIFLCVFTLILLYASLCIIKSTEVYNSEPEKLLLCPGHSNIGLTAIPTAVNKMSLISYKDSDYVKYVDALENVVSKKYSDVTKQLGPCGVAPFGYGDTPCVVIKVNRHYGSSALPLKPRSLNSTDIPRNIKLLASTAPKLWLQCSGSSPYDTEHIGTVKYYPDPPGFDPGIYDPANDSDTGLVGVQFSNFTKGMALSIECSLYYKGGKSTVDFVLYVSSLKK; this is encoded by the coding sequence ATGgaattaaatgaattaaataGGGATCCTTCGCGGCCGTTGAACGTTGTTCGTATCGCGACGAATGGTATCCGTGATGGTCCCTCTAATCCTCCTCCTAAGCCCCCGGAGTTTATTCCCCCTCATATTCAGCAGCAAGAACAACAGAAACGAAAATGGTACAAATTCTGCTacgataaacaaaataaaactgtttGCGACAGATCTTGCACGAGCTGGCTCTATATTTTGTCTTACTCGATTTTCTACATCATATTTCTGTGCGTGTTCACattgattttactttatgcATCCCTATGCATCATTAAAAGTACTGAAGTTTACAATAGCGAGCCTGAAAAATTACTCTTATGTCCCGGACATAGTAATATAGGCTTAACTGCCATACCGACTGCTGTGAATAAAATGTCACTGATTTCATACAAAGATAGTGATTATGTGAAATATGTGGACGCCCTGGAAAATGTCGTCAGTAAAAAGTATTCAGACGTTACTAAGCAGCTAGGACCGTGTGGAGTAGCGCCTTTCGGATACGGAGACACGCCTTGTGTTGTTATAAAAGTAAACAGACATTACGGCTCAAGCGCATTACCTCTGAAACCTCGAAGTCTCAATTCTACTGACATTCCGCGTAACATTAAGCTATTGGCAAGCACGGCTCCCAAGCTCTGGTTGCAATGTAGCGGCAGCAGTCCTTATGATACAGAACATATTGGTACAGTTAAGTACTATCCAGACCCTCCAGGATTCGACCCAGGAATATACGATCCGGCCAACGACTCAGACACGGGTCTGGTCGGAGTGCAGTTCTCCAATTTTACTAAAGGAATGGCTTTATCAATTGAGTGTAGTTTGTATTATAAAGGCGGTAAATCTACAGTGGACTTTGTTCTTTACGTTAGCAGTTTGAAAAAATAA